One part of the Marinobacter sp. M3C genome encodes these proteins:
- the radA gene encoding DNA repair protein RadA, with protein sequence MAKVKTSYVCTDCGADYSKWQGQCTACKEWNTLSEMRGVSAPAHKSARGSRFEGFAGSLSAVQSLNDVSLAEQVRLSTGMAEFDRVLGGGLVEGSAVLMGGHPGAGKSTLLLQAVCNLASTVSALYVTGEESLQQVAMRAKRLGLPTSDLKMLSETSVERLLQIVEVEKPRILVIDSIQVMHVADSESAPGSVSQVRESAAFLTRFAKQTGTILLLVGHVTKDGSLAGPKVLEHMIDCSILLEGSSDSRYRTLRGIKNRFGAVNELGVFAMLEQGLKEVKNPSAIFLNRGEEAAPGSVVMVVWEGTRPMLVEIQALVDTAQGSYPRRVAVGLDQNRLAMLLAVLHRHGGMHVADQDVFVNVVGGVKVAETSADLALLAAVVSSFRDRALPQDLMIFGEVGLSGEIRPVPNGQERINEAAKHGFTRALVPKGNAPRKAINGMKVIPVTKLSDALTALDEL encoded by the coding sequence ATGGCCAAAGTAAAAACCTCGTATGTTTGCACCGATTGTGGTGCCGACTATTCCAAATGGCAGGGCCAGTGCACGGCTTGTAAAGAATGGAATACCCTTAGCGAGATGCGAGGGGTTTCTGCCCCGGCCCATAAAAGCGCCCGCGGTTCGCGCTTCGAAGGCTTTGCTGGCAGTCTGTCGGCGGTGCAGAGCCTGAATGATGTCAGTTTGGCGGAACAGGTTCGCCTGAGCACTGGCATGGCTGAATTCGACAGGGTTCTGGGCGGGGGCCTGGTAGAAGGTTCGGCGGTGCTGATGGGCGGACACCCGGGCGCCGGTAAGAGCACCCTGCTGCTACAGGCTGTGTGCAACTTGGCAAGCACGGTATCGGCGCTTTACGTAACCGGCGAGGAATCTCTGCAACAGGTGGCCATGCGCGCCAAGCGCCTGGGCCTGCCCACCTCAGATTTGAAAATGCTGTCAGAGACCAGCGTCGAGCGGCTGCTGCAGATTGTTGAAGTGGAAAAGCCACGAATTCTAGTGATCGACAGTATTCAGGTGATGCACGTGGCCGATTCCGAATCGGCGCCCGGCAGTGTGTCACAGGTACGTGAAAGCGCGGCGTTTCTGACCCGCTTTGCAAAACAGACCGGCACCATTTTGCTATTGGTGGGGCACGTCACCAAAGACGGTAGCCTGGCCGGGCCAAAAGTGCTGGAGCACATGATTGATTGCTCCATTTTGCTGGAAGGCTCAAGCGACAGCCGCTATCGCACTCTGCGTGGTATTAAAAACCGCTTTGGTGCAGTGAACGAACTGGGCGTATTCGCCATGCTTGAGCAGGGCCTGAAAGAAGTGAAAAACCCGTCCGCTATCTTTTTGAATCGTGGCGAAGAGGCTGCGCCCGGTAGTGTGGTGATGGTGGTGTGGGAAGGCACCCGGCCCATGCTGGTGGAAATTCAGGCGCTGGTGGATACGGCTCAGGGTAGTTATCCCCGGCGAGTGGCAGTGGGGCTAGATCAAAATCGGCTGGCCATGTTGTTGGCGGTTCTGCATCGTCATGGTGGCATGCACGTAGCGGATCAGGATGTGTTTGTGAACGTGGTGGGCGGCGTGAAAGTCGCTGAAACCAGTGCCGATCTGGCACTTTTGGCGGCTGTTGTGTCGTCATTCCGCGACCGTGCGCTACCGCAAGATCTGATGATTTTTGGCGAAGTAGGTTTGTCCGGCGAGATTCGCCCGGTGCCCAACGGTCAGGAACGGATCAATGAGGCAGCCAAGCACGGCTTTACCCGCGCGCTGGTGCCAAAAGGCAACGCCCCGCGTAAAGCCATTAACGGCATGAAGGTTATTCCGGTGACAAAGCTGAGTGACGCGCTGACGGCTCTTGATGAGCTTTAA
- the hemE gene encoding uroporphyrinogen decarboxylase, whose translation MTELKNDRFLRALMGQPVDRTPVWMMRQAGRYLPEYRATRAKAGDFLSLCKNTPLACEVTLQPLERFPLDAAILFSDILTIPDALGLGLYFETGEGPKFKHTIRSAADVDALPKINAEVDLDYVMNAVSTIRSALNGRVPLIGFSGSPWTLATYMVEGGSSKDFREAKKLMYGQPEVMHKLLDHLADAVTDYLNGQIRAGAQVVQIFDTWGGVLTTWAYEEFSLKYMRKIIAGLNLESEGRKVPVIVFTKNGGQWLESIADCGADAVGLDWTTDIGNARARVGDKVALQGNMDPTMLYAPPARIREEVGDILRRFGHGTGHIFNLGHGITPDVDPAHAGAFIEAVVELSPQYHQN comes from the coding sequence ATGACTGAACTGAAGAACGATCGTTTCCTTCGCGCCCTGATGGGCCAGCCTGTAGACCGCACGCCGGTCTGGATGATGCGCCAGGCCGGTCGCTATCTGCCGGAATATCGCGCTACCCGCGCCAAGGCCGGTGACTTTCTCAGTTTGTGCAAAAACACGCCGCTGGCCTGTGAAGTGACTCTGCAACCGCTAGAGCGTTTCCCGCTAGACGCAGCCATTCTGTTTTCTGACATTCTGACCATTCCTGACGCGCTGGGTCTGGGCCTGTATTTTGAAACCGGTGAAGGCCCGAAGTTCAAACACACCATCCGCTCCGCTGCCGATGTAGACGCGCTGCCAAAAATCAACGCCGAGGTCGACCTGGATTACGTGATGAACGCAGTGTCGACGATCCGCAGTGCGCTGAACGGACGGGTGCCGCTGATTGGTTTCTCCGGCAGCCCTTGGACCTTGGCCACTTATATGGTGGAAGGCGGTTCGTCGAAAGATTTCCGCGAAGCCAAGAAACTGATGTACGGCCAGCCCGAAGTCATGCACAAGTTGCTGGATCATCTGGCAGATGCGGTTACCGATTACCTGAACGGGCAGATTCGCGCCGGCGCCCAAGTGGTGCAGATTTTTGACACCTGGGGCGGCGTACTCACCACCTGGGCCTATGAAGAGTTCTCCCTGAAGTACATGCGCAAAATCATCGCTGGCCTGAATCTGGAAAGCGAAGGCCGTAAGGTGCCGGTGATTGTATTCACCAAGAACGGCGGCCAGTGGCTTGAATCGATCGCCGATTGCGGCGCGGATGCCGTGGGCCTGGACTGGACGACTGACATTGGCAACGCCCGCGCTCGAGTTGGCGACAAGGTCGCGTTGCAGGGCAATATGGACCCGACCATGCTGTACGCGCCGCCCGCGCGTATCCGTGAAGAAGTGGGCGATATCTTGCGCCGCTTTGGCCATGGCACGGGCCACATTTTCAATCTGGGCCACGGCATTACGCCGGATGTAGACCCTGCCCACGCCGGCGCGTTCATTGAAGCGGTGGTAGAGCTTAGCCCTCAGTACCATCAAAATTAA
- a CDS encoding FAD-dependent oxidoreductase produces the protein MKERLNNDFQFVEVGRVDPKKVPARKRKKEFKEIYTPFTQGQAASQSHRCLECGNPYCEWKCPVHNYIPNWLKLVAEGNIMKAVELCHQTNSLPEVCGRVCPQDRLCEGDCTLNDGYGAVTIGSVEKYITDTAFALGWKPDMSKVVRTDKRVAVIGAGPAGLACADVLVRSGVTPVVFDIYPEIGGLLTFGIPEFKLEKSVMARRRKVFEEMGVEFRLSTEVGKHIQMSDLLSDFDAVFMGMGTYTSMQGDFPGEDLAGVHKALPFLISNVNRRLGFEANAEDFIDMQGKRVVVLGGGDTAMDCNRTSIRQQAASVTCAYRRDEANMPGSRREVSNAREEGVNFMFNRQPVAIVGDGQVEGVKVVSTELGEPDENGRRRPEVIPGTEEIIPADAVLVAFGFRPSPAEWFGQHQVSTSDSGLVTAPEQADFAFQTSNPKVFAGGDMVRGSDLVVTAIWEGRQAAEGIMDYLDI, from the coding sequence ATGAAAGAGCGACTGAATAACGATTTCCAGTTTGTAGAAGTAGGGCGCGTAGACCCGAAAAAGGTCCCGGCCCGTAAGCGCAAAAAGGAATTCAAGGAAATATACACACCTTTCACCCAGGGCCAGGCGGCGTCCCAGTCTCACCGTTGTCTGGAGTGCGGTAACCCCTACTGCGAGTGGAAGTGCCCGGTACACAACTACATTCCCAACTGGCTGAAGCTGGTGGCCGAAGGCAATATTATGAAGGCCGTGGAACTTTGCCATCAGACCAATTCACTGCCCGAGGTGTGTGGGCGGGTGTGCCCGCAAGATCGTCTGTGTGAGGGTGATTGCACCTTGAATGACGGTTACGGCGCGGTGACCATCGGCTCGGTAGAAAAATACATTACCGATACTGCCTTTGCTCTAGGTTGGAAGCCGGACATGTCTAAGGTGGTGCGCACCGACAAGCGCGTGGCGGTGATTGGGGCAGGGCCCGCGGGTCTCGCATGCGCCGACGTGCTGGTGCGTAGCGGTGTAACGCCGGTGGTGTTCGACATTTACCCGGAAATTGGCGGACTGCTGACCTTTGGCATCCCCGAGTTCAAATTGGAAAAGTCGGTAATGGCACGCCGCCGCAAAGTGTTTGAAGAAATGGGCGTTGAATTCCGCCTATCCACCGAGGTGGGTAAACACATCCAGATGAGCGATTTGCTCAGCGACTTCGATGCGGTATTTATGGGCATGGGCACCTACACGTCTATGCAAGGTGATTTCCCCGGCGAAGATCTGGCCGGTGTTCATAAGGCTCTGCCATTTCTGATTTCTAACGTAAATCGCCGTCTGGGCTTTGAAGCCAACGCCGAAGATTTTATCGATATGCAAGGTAAGCGAGTGGTGGTGCTTGGTGGCGGAGACACGGCTATGGATTGCAACCGCACCTCTATTCGCCAGCAAGCCGCCAGCGTGACCTGTGCTTACCGTCGCGATGAAGCCAATATGCCCGGCTCACGGCGGGAAGTATCGAATGCCCGCGAAGAAGGCGTGAACTTCATGTTTAATCGCCAACCGGTGGCTATCGTTGGTGACGGTCAGGTGGAAGGCGTGAAAGTGGTGTCTACCGAGCTTGGTGAGCCTGACGAAAACGGTCGCCGTCGGCCGGAAGTGATTCCGGGCACTGAGGAAATCATCCCTGCAGACGCGGTGCTGGTGGCCTTTGGTTTTCGCCCCAGCCCGGCAGAATGGTTTGGCCAGCACCAGGTGAGTACCAGCGATTCCGGCCTGGTAACGGCGCCAGAGCAAGCGGATTTTGCCTTCCAGACCAGCAACCCCAAGGTATTTGCCGGCGGTGACATGGTGCGCGGCTCCGACCTGGTAGTCACGGCTATCTGGGAAGGTCGCCAGGCCGCCGAAGGCATTATGGATTATCTGGATATCTGA
- the gltB gene encoding glutamate synthase large subunit: MTTGLYQLGEFKDNCGFGLIAHTKGEASHQLLQTAIESLTCMTHRGGIAADGKTGDGCGLLLQSPDSFLRKVARAQFGKEPGDLFAVGQVFLSSEEDQAAAAKAVLERRLCEQGLEVMGWRDVPVDTSCLGPMALDCMPRIEQVFVLPAGKPESDFAISLFVGRRFAERDLADDSEFYICSLSHRTLAYKGLMMPADLANFYRDLDDPDLQTAICVFHQRFSTNTMPRWPLAQPFRYLAHNGEINTIDGNRNWAIARAAKFSSPRLPDLKTLQPLVNLTGSDSSSMDNMLELLLAGGVDLFRAARMMVPPAWQNVDTMDADLRAFYEYNSMHMEPWDGPAGLVLTDGRYALCMLDRNGLRPARWVHTKNDFLTVASEIGTYGYKPDDVVAKGRVGPGQMLAIDTETGEILHTRDIDQRLKTAQPYKRWLRENALRVESTLHQDAPDFELLGADELLVHQKMFNVSFEERDQILRPLGENGQEAVGSMGDDTPMAVLSSKVRHLADYFRQKFAQVTNPPIDPLREAIVMSLETCLGAERNVFEEAAEHADRVILTTPVLSPAKFQRMLASERPGFAVATIPLSYAPEEGLQQAVRRVCATAEQAVRDGKSQILLSDSNLQQGQLPVNALMATGAVHHHLVAQGLRCDSNIVVETGWARDPHHFAVLFGFGATAVYPYLAYQVLNDLIRTGEMLVDPIDAKNNYRKGINKGLLKILSKMGISTIASYRGAQLFEAIGLADEVADLCFKGVPCRIQGADFYDFQHDQEQLAKLAWKPRKPLSPGGILKYVHGQEYHAFNPDIVAKLQDAVTSGDYRQYQEYAGLVNHRPVATLRDLLGLREGIQPVDLADVESVEKIFTRFDSAGMSLGALSPEAHEALAVAMNTLGGRSNSGEGGEDPARYGNEKRSKIKQIASGRFGVTAEYLRSADVMQIKIAQGAKPGEGGQLPGGKVNALIARLRYSVPGVTLISPPPHHDIYSIEDLAQLIFDLKQVNPQALVSVKLVSEPGVGTIAAGVVKAYADLITVSGYDGGTAASPLSSIRYAGSPWELGLAETQQALRANDLRGRVRLQTDGGIKTGLDVVKAAILGAESFAFGTTPMVALGCKFLRICHLNNCATGVATQNEQLREEHFKGTVEMAMNFFRFLAEETREWMAQLGVRSLQELVGRTDLLVRLPGDTERQRKLDLNRLLNNDQIPADKPQTCQVPRNEPFDKGTLAEKMLSDVRSAIDNKSGGAWSYRVTNCDRSIGARLSGEIAALHGNQSMADAPITLDLTGTAGQSFGVWNVAGLNLILEGDANDYVGKGMTGGKLVLYPPRGSVFKARETAIIGNTCLYGATGGNLFAAGTAGERFAVRNSGAHAVVEGAGDHCCEYMTGGLVTVLGSTGHNFGAGMTGGFAYVLDLNNTFVDKYNHELVEIQRISSEDMEAYRNHLRSIIRGHIAETASEWGQQLLANFDDYIGRFWLVKPKAANLRSLLANTRARPE; encoded by the coding sequence ATGACGACTGGCTTGTACCAACTCGGTGAATTCAAAGATAACTGTGGCTTTGGCCTGATTGCTCACACCAAGGGCGAAGCCAGCCATCAATTGCTACAAACCGCCATTGAGTCGCTAACGTGTATGACTCACCGCGGCGGTATTGCCGCCGATGGTAAAACCGGCGATGGGTGCGGCCTGTTGCTGCAAAGCCCGGACAGTTTTCTTCGCAAGGTTGCCCGTGCACAGTTTGGCAAAGAGCCTGGTGATCTGTTCGCTGTGGGCCAAGTGTTTTTGAGCTCTGAAGAAGACCAGGCGGCGGCGGCCAAGGCGGTTCTGGAAAGGCGTCTGTGTGAGCAGGGGCTGGAGGTGATGGGATGGCGCGATGTGCCGGTCGATACTTCTTGCCTGGGCCCCATGGCGCTGGATTGTATGCCACGCATTGAGCAAGTGTTTGTATTGCCTGCGGGCAAACCAGAAAGTGACTTTGCCATCAGCTTGTTTGTTGGTCGCCGCTTTGCCGAGCGTGATCTGGCTGACGACAGCGAATTCTATATTTGCAGTCTGTCGCACCGCACGCTGGCCTATAAAGGCTTGATGATGCCGGCAGACCTGGCGAATTTCTATCGCGATCTGGACGACCCGGATCTGCAGACCGCCATTTGCGTATTCCACCAGCGTTTTTCCACCAATACCATGCCGCGCTGGCCGCTGGCGCAGCCATTCCGTTATCTTGCCCACAACGGCGAGATCAACACCATTGATGGCAACCGTAATTGGGCGATTGCCCGTGCAGCCAAATTCAGCTCGCCGCGCCTGCCGGACCTGAAAACGCTGCAACCTCTGGTTAACCTGACAGGCTCCGATTCATCGAGCATGGACAACATGTTGGAATTGCTGCTGGCAGGCGGTGTCGATCTTTTCCGCGCTGCGCGGATGATGGTGCCGCCGGCATGGCAAAACGTAGACACCATGGACGCAGACCTGCGCGCCTTTTACGAATACAACTCCATGCACATGGAACCCTGGGACGGCCCTGCCGGCCTGGTATTGACCGACGGCCGCTACGCCCTGTGTATGCTTGACCGCAACGGCCTGCGCCCGGCGCGTTGGGTACATACCAAGAACGATTTTCTCACCGTCGCCTCGGAAATCGGTACCTACGGTTACAAGCCGGATGACGTGGTAGCCAAGGGTCGCGTTGGTCCCGGGCAGATGCTGGCCATTGATACAGAAACCGGCGAGATTCTGCACACCCGCGATATCGATCAGCGTCTGAAAACGGCTCAGCCGTATAAACGCTGGCTGCGGGAAAACGCTCTGCGGGTAGAGTCCACACTGCATCAGGATGCCCCGGATTTCGAACTGCTTGGCGCCGACGAGCTTCTGGTGCACCAGAAGATGTTCAACGTGTCATTTGAAGAACGCGATCAGATACTGCGCCCTCTGGGCGAAAATGGCCAGGAAGCAGTGGGTTCCATGGGCGACGACACGCCAATGGCTGTGTTGTCGAGCAAAGTGCGTCACCTGGCGGACTATTTTCGCCAAAAGTTCGCCCAAGTCACCAACCCGCCCATTGATCCGCTGCGCGAAGCCATCGTGATGTCGCTGGAAACCTGCCTGGGTGCCGAGCGCAATGTGTTCGAAGAAGCGGCTGAGCATGCCGATCGGGTGATTCTGACGACACCGGTTTTGTCACCGGCAAAATTCCAGCGCATGTTGGCGAGTGAGCGCCCCGGCTTTGCAGTAGCAACAATTCCATTGAGTTATGCCCCGGAAGAGGGTCTTCAACAGGCCGTTAGACGCGTTTGCGCCACTGCAGAACAGGCGGTGCGCGATGGAAAATCACAAATTCTTTTGAGTGACAGTAACTTGCAACAGGGCCAGTTGCCCGTGAACGCGCTCATGGCAACCGGCGCCGTGCACCATCATCTGGTGGCTCAGGGCTTACGCTGCGACTCTAACATTGTGGTAGAAACCGGTTGGGCGCGAGACCCTCACCATTTTGCGGTGCTGTTCGGTTTTGGCGCCACGGCGGTGTACCCGTACTTAGCGTACCAAGTGCTTAATGACCTGATTCGCACCGGCGAAATGCTGGTGGATCCCATCGACGCCAAGAATAATTACCGCAAGGGCATCAACAAAGGGCTGCTCAAAATCCTGTCCAAAATGGGCATCTCTACCATTGCCTCCTACCGTGGAGCGCAGCTGTTTGAGGCCATCGGGCTGGCCGATGAAGTAGCCGATCTGTGCTTCAAGGGCGTGCCCTGCCGGATTCAGGGCGCCGATTTCTACGACTTTCAGCACGACCAGGAACAACTGGCCAAGCTGGCTTGGAAGCCGCGGAAGCCCCTGTCACCGGGTGGCATTCTGAAGTACGTGCACGGCCAGGAATACCACGCTTTCAATCCGGATATTGTGGCCAAGTTGCAAGATGCTGTTACCAGCGGCGACTATCGTCAATATCAGGAATACGCCGGGTTGGTCAATCATCGGCCGGTGGCCACGCTGCGGGATCTGCTTGGGCTCCGCGAAGGCATTCAGCCAGTGGACCTGGCCGACGTTGAGTCGGTAGAGAAAATTTTCACCCGCTTTGATTCGGCGGGGATGTCCTTGGGTGCACTGTCGCCAGAGGCCCATGAGGCCCTGGCGGTGGCTATGAACACCTTGGGTGGACGCTCCAATTCCGGTGAGGGCGGCGAAGACCCTGCTCGCTATGGCAACGAGAAACGTTCCAAAATTAAACAGATAGCCTCAGGCCGTTTCGGCGTTACCGCTGAATATCTGCGCAGCGCCGACGTTATGCAGATTAAAATTGCCCAAGGCGCCAAGCCGGGTGAAGGTGGTCAACTGCCCGGCGGTAAAGTGAACGCGTTGATTGCTCGCTTGCGTTATTCGGTGCCGGGCGTGACGCTGATTTCGCCGCCACCACACCACGATATTTACTCTATCGAGGATTTAGCCCAGCTAATTTTTGATTTGAAGCAGGTTAACCCGCAAGCATTGGTGTCGGTGAAGCTGGTGTCTGAGCCGGGCGTGGGCACGATCGCAGCGGGCGTCGTAAAAGCCTATGCGGATTTAATTACGGTGTCGGGTTACGACGGTGGCACGGCGGCCAGCCCGCTAAGTTCGATCCGCTACGCCGGCTCGCCCTGGGAGCTCGGGTTGGCGGAAACCCAGCAGGCCCTACGAGCCAACGATTTGCGCGGCAGAGTTCGCCTGCAAACCGATGGTGGCATAAAAACCGGCCTGGATGTGGTGAAGGCCGCCATTTTGGGTGCTGAGAGCTTTGCGTTCGGCACCACGCCGATGGTAGCGCTGGGATGTAAGTTCCTGCGAATTTGCCACCTGAACAACTGCGCCACCGGTGTGGCAACCCAGAATGAGCAGCTGCGCGAAGAACACTTCAAAGGCACGGTTGAAATGGCGATGAACTTCTTCCGCTTTTTAGCGGAAGAAACCCGTGAATGGATGGCACAGCTGGGAGTGCGTTCCTTGCAGGAACTGGTAGGCCGCACAGACCTTCTGGTGCGTCTGCCGGGTGATACCGAACGCCAGCGTAAACTGGACCTGAATCGCTTGCTAAACAACGATCAAATTCCAGCGGACAAACCGCAAACCTGCCAGGTCCCACGCAACGAACCCTTTGATAAGGGCACGCTTGCGGAAAAAATGCTCAGTGACGTCCGCAGTGCCATCGACAACAAGAGCGGTGGTGCCTGGAGTTATCGAGTAACGAATTGTGACCGTTCCATTGGTGCACGGCTGTCTGGTGAAATAGCCGCTCTGCATGGCAACCAAAGTATGGCAGACGCCCCCATTACGCTGGATTTGACCGGTACGGCTGGCCAGAGCTTTGGTGTGTGGAACGTCGCCGGCCTGAATCTGATATTAGAAGGCGACGCCAACGATTATGTGGGTAAAGGCATGACCGGCGGCAAGCTGGTGCTTTACCCCCCCCGTGGCAGTGTTTTCAAGGCTCGGGAAACTGCGATTATCGGTAATACCTGTCTGTATGGTGCTACTGGTGGCAATTTGTTTGCGGCAGGTACGGCCGGCGAACGCTTTGCCGTGCGCAATTCCGGCGCCCATGCGGTGGTAGAAGGCGCAGGTGACCATTGTTGCGAGTACATGACAGGCGGCCTGGTGACCGTGCTGGGCAGCACCGGACACAACTTCGGAGCGGGTATGACCGGTGGTTTTGCTTATGTGCTGGACCTGAACAATACCTTCGTTGACAAATACAACCACGAACTTGTGGAGATACAGCGAATCTCCAGTGAAGATATGGAAGCCTATCGCAACCACCTGCGCAGCATCATTCGTGGGCACATTGCGGAAACTGCCAGTGAGTGGGGCCAGCAGCTGTTGGCGAATTTCGACGATTACATTGGCCGATTCTGGCTGGTAAAGCCCAAGGCCGCAAACTTGCGCAGCCTGCTGGCCAACACCCGGGCACGCCCGGAGTAA
- a CDS encoding AAA family ATPase — protein sequence MVNDDNLNSQEAGGLFPRLQERFGLRADPSAMEAPFFTGAQRQSALESLRQMSGFGDMAVLVSAPSGLGKTRLLAELVRSESSRLEFHRLGSAALGSPQALVRDLSIVARGLDLEAGPKAALSQFFKWSEQRAGKGQRMVLLIDNAEQAPAEVLNLLLNGFLGANRSLAALPVFAGTEALHGLMELAQQASGNVHQITLAPLSRDELAEYLQPRVKLAGGNAGELLSPDRLKQIYTRSLGNFCAIQRITPTVWLNMAGRVAPERHRAKMPWRTLVWPLLALVLLVASWWFVSRQYDTVKSEEDANAEAHTTERVRKSITIGPEAAPEQRTAAQPTPSMGSGAPEPVIPVDDSKPKFERESMIQPESVAQPTSRSGRQLATGEGPIAGTDPTGKQVIDNPEPEPEPEPATVAKAQPVPSPRTTVEAVPAQAAFTPAMPDRFVSLPQRRSSGGWTIQLVGGNLEQTALNVLRRYPQVDSMVYTRGERSGKQWFMVFQGNYPTQNAAQQAAQTLPPDLVSGVPWVRENRSL from the coding sequence ATGGTCAACGACGACAATCTGAACAGTCAGGAAGCCGGGGGTCTTTTCCCCCGCCTACAGGAGCGCTTTGGTCTGCGGGCAGACCCTTCCGCGATGGAAGCTCCGTTTTTTACCGGCGCCCAGCGCCAATCTGCCCTTGAATCCTTGCGCCAGATGAGTGGTTTCGGCGATATGGCGGTGTTGGTCAGTGCCCCATCCGGGTTAGGCAAAACCCGGCTGCTGGCAGAACTGGTGCGCAGCGAATCGTCGCGGCTGGAGTTTCATCGCCTGGGTAGTGCCGCATTGGGTAGCCCTCAGGCACTGGTGCGGGATTTGTCTATAGTGGCCCGCGGCCTGGATTTAGAGGCCGGTCCAAAGGCTGCCTTGTCGCAGTTTTTTAAGTGGTCTGAGCAGCGCGCCGGCAAAGGCCAGCGCATGGTACTGCTGATCGATAACGCTGAGCAGGCGCCGGCAGAAGTGCTGAATCTTTTGCTGAATGGTTTTTTGGGCGCCAATCGTAGTTTGGCCGCTTTACCGGTGTTCGCCGGCACGGAAGCGCTGCATGGCTTGATGGAGCTTGCACAACAGGCTTCCGGAAACGTGCACCAGATAACACTGGCACCCCTAAGCCGAGATGAACTGGCGGAATATCTGCAGCCTAGGGTGAAGCTTGCTGGCGGTAATGCCGGTGAGCTGTTAAGCCCGGATCGCTTAAAACAGATTTATACCCGCAGTTTGGGTAACTTTTGCGCGATTCAACGTATAACTCCTACGGTATGGCTGAATATGGCGGGCCGTGTGGCTCCTGAGCGGCACCGTGCCAAGATGCCCTGGCGTACGTTGGTATGGCCGTTACTGGCGCTCGTTTTGCTGGTTGCTTCCTGGTGGTTTGTTTCCCGCCAGTACGACACGGTGAAAAGCGAAGAAGACGCCAACGCTGAGGCACACACGACAGAGCGCGTGCGCAAGAGCATAACCATTGGCCCGGAGGCAGCACCAGAGCAACGCACGGCAGCGCAGCCAACGCCGTCAATGGGTTCGGGCGCACCAGAGCCGGTCATTCCTGTGGATGACTCAAAGCCCAAATTCGAGCGAGAGTCGATGATACAGCCCGAATCCGTCGCGCAGCCAACATCGCGCTCAGGCAGGCAGCTTGCGACAGGCGAAGGCCCCATTGCAGGCACTGACCCCACTGGAAAACAGGTCATTGATAATCCAGAGCCCGAGCCCGAGCCCGAGCCGGCAACGGTAGCTAAAGCTCAACCTGTACCCTCGCCGCGAACGACAGTGGAGGCAGTGCCTGCTCAAGCTGCGTTTACGCCGGCCATGCCGGATCGCTTCGTGTCCTTGCCGCAACGCCGCAGCAGTGGCGGCTGGACCATTCAGCTTGTTGGCGGCAACTTGGAGCAAACCGCATTGAATGTTTTGCGTCGTTATCCGCAAGTAGATTCGATGGTGTATACCCGCGGTGAGCGTAGCGGCAAACAGTGGTTTATGGTGTTTCAGGGCAATTATCCCACTCAGAATGCCGCACAGCAGGCGGCACAAACTCTTCCTCCCGATCTGGTTTCGGGTGTGCCCTGGGTGCGTGAGAACCGGAGTTTGTAG
- the aroB gene encoding 3-dehydroquinate synthase — MPKLLRELEVDLGERSYPILIGQQLLGQYDLTPYVGGSQVMIVSNHTVAPLYLEQAKACFEGKQVDSVILPDGEKHKDWQTLNLIFDALLQHRHNRTTTLVALGGGVVGDMTGFAAASYQRGVAFIQIPTTLLSQVDSSVGGKTGINHPLGKNMIGAFHQPQVVLIDTDTLVTLPDREVCAGMAEVIKYGLIRDLPFLHWLDQNLESLLEKDPLHVAEAIYRSCVCKAEVVAIDEREGGLRAILNLGHTFGHAIETFAGYGNWLHGEAVGTGMLMAADLSAREGFISAAECQQIYNLISRAGLPPLAPVAMRPDDFIERMAVDKKNVDGQLRLVLLQAVGEAVVTAKTARKNLEATLNAFCQR, encoded by the coding sequence ATGCCTAAATTACTCCGTGAACTTGAGGTAGACCTGGGCGAACGCAGCTATCCGATACTGATTGGCCAGCAGCTGTTGGGGCAATATGACTTGACGCCTTATGTTGGCGGTTCTCAGGTTATGATTGTGTCTAACCACACCGTGGCGCCGCTTTATCTGGAGCAGGCAAAAGCCTGTTTTGAAGGCAAGCAGGTAGATTCGGTGATTTTGCCGGATGGCGAAAAACACAAAGACTGGCAAACCCTGAACCTGATTTTTGATGCCCTTCTGCAGCACAGGCACAATCGCACGACCACCCTGGTAGCTCTGGGCGGAGGCGTAGTGGGGGACATGACCGGGTTTGCGGCGGCAAGCTACCAGCGCGGCGTAGCGTTCATCCAGATTCCAACAACGCTGCTGTCGCAGGTGGATTCCTCCGTTGGTGGCAAAACCGGCATCAATCACCCCTTGGGTAAAAACATGATAGGGGCCTTTCATCAGCCCCAAGTCGTGCTGATTGACACCGATACCCTGGTGACGCTGCCAGACCGGGAAGTGTGTGCCGGGATGGCGGAAGTCATCAAATACGGTCTGATTCGCGATCTGCCTTTTCTGCACTGGCTGGATCAGAATCTTGAATCTTTGCTTGAAAAGGATCCGCTGCATGTGGCGGAGGCCATCTACCGTTCTTGCGTCTGCAAAGCGGAAGTGGTGGCCATTGATGAACGCGAAGGCGGCCTGAGGGCAATACTCAATCTTGGCCACACCTTCGGCCACGCTATCGAGACGTTCGCCGGCTATGGCAATTGGTTACACGGAGAAGCCGTTGGCACCGGCATGTTGATGGCAGCGGATCTTTCCGCCCGCGAAGGTTTTATCAGTGCTGCCGAATGTCAGCAGATTTACAACCTGATCAGCCGTGCCGGATTGCCGCCGCTGGCGCCTGTAGCCATGCGCCCGGACGACTTCATAGAGCGGATGGCAGTGGATAAAAAGAACGTAGATGGGCAGCTCAGGCTGGTTCTGCTGCAGGCGGTGGGCGAAGCGGTTGTGACCGCCAAAACTGCGCGCAAAAACCTTGAAGCAACCCTGAACGCTTTTTGCCAGCGTTGA